The Alloyangia pacifica DNA segment CTCGCTCTCCGATCCGCGCGGCGAGGACGACGAGGAAGAAGACAAGGGCCCGAGCGATTTCTCGGATGCGGACAGCTTCTTCAACCTGCCCTCGAGCGACGAGGATGACGACGAGGACGACAGCGACGATCCGCGCGGCTGACAGGCGCGTCCGCTGACCACTCGAGAGCCCGTCGCAGCCTTGCGGCGGGCCTTTTCCATGCCGAGGCGCGGGCCGCCGCGCAGCGCCGCCGGGCCGGATCACTGCCCCGGCAGACACAGGTCTTTTACCTTTGCGTCAGCCGCCTGCGCGCCCGATTGACGGAGATCTCGCGACCGGATATCGCCCGCGATGATGCACCCCGAGGCGGTGCAGCGTGTCGCCCGCCGCGTGGCCATTACCGGCAAATGAGCGGGCCCCTTTGGACAGATAAATGATGCTGGGAACGTCTTTTCCCTGTGGTGATCCGCTTGCCGAGCGCCGCGCCGCTTTTGCCGAGACCATGGCCCACCTGGGCGATTACGGCGGCGCGATCGAGGCGCTGAGCCGGGCGATGGATCTGGTGCCGGGCTGGGCCGCGGGCTGGTTCCGTCTCGGCGAGTATCATGAGGCCGTGGGCGAGGTCGATGCCGCTGCCGATGCCTGGGACAAGGCCGTGGCCGCCGACCCCCGCGATCCGCTGGGCGCCGGGCTGCGCCGCGACCTGTTGCGGGGCGTGCCGGTGGCCGAGAGCATGCCTGCGGCCTTCGTCGAGCTGCTCTTCGACCAATACGCGCCGCGCTTCGAGCGCTCGCTGGTCGGCAAGCTGAACTACCGCGGTCCCGAACTGCTGCTCTCGGCGCTGAAGGCGCAGGGCTTCATGCGGGCGCGGCACGCGCTCGACCTCGGGTGCGGCACCGGGCTGATGGGCGAGCTGCTGCGGCCGCATTGCGACCGGCTCGACGGCTATGACATTTCCTCAAAGATGCTGACCGAAGCCGCGGCGAAGGGCGTCTACGACGCGCTCGAGAAACGCAACATCGCCGAGATGTCGGCGATCGTGCCACGCTATGACCTGATCCTTGCGGCGGATGTCTTCATCTATCTCGGCGCGCTCGAGCG contains these protein-coding regions:
- a CDS encoding class I SAM-dependent DNA methyltransferase — encoded protein: MMLGTSFPCGDPLAERRAAFAETMAHLGDYGGAIEALSRAMDLVPGWAAGWFRLGEYHEAVGEVDAAADAWDKAVAADPRDPLGAGLRRDLLRGVPVAESMPAAFVELLFDQYAPRFERSLVGKLNYRGPELLLSALKAQGFMRARHALDLGCGTGLMGELLRPHCDRLDGYDISSKMLTEAAAKGVYDALEKRNIAEMSAIVPRYDLILAADVFIYLGALERVIGWCAGALAPDGQIAFTLELGEAPVQLRESRRFAHSRAYITGLMAEAGFAEVTLTGCALRQDRGQDVAALLVTARAPARVLDREGDGETEALV